One Ciconia boyciana chromosome 20, ASM3463844v1, whole genome shotgun sequence DNA window includes the following coding sequences:
- the ROBO3 gene encoding roundabout homolog 3 yields the protein MLRYLLKTLLQMNLFADSLGAEGSNSSQLFLGINRTIAALHLPGNESHPQPADTAPRIVEHPTDLLVSKGEPATLSCKAEGRPSPAVEWYKDGERVETDREDPRSHRTLLPGGSLFFLRILHGRRGKPDEGVYVCVARNYLGEATSRNASLEVAVLRDDFRQPPGDAAVAVGEPAVLECVPPRGHPEPSVSWKKNGARLSDKDERLTIRGGKLMVASARKSDAGVYVCVATNVVGERDSDPAELVVFERPAFGKRPGNQAVLLEGTAEFPCEAVGDPRPAARWRKEEGEMPAGRWEVLPDNTLRISRLRPEDEGTYTCVADNSVGRSEASGTLTVHVPPQLVTGPRDQSVTPGQSVTFQCQSRGNPPPAVFWQKEGSQTLLVPGQPPHPTGRFSVSPGGAITIADVQPADAGYYLCQAISVAGSVLAKARLEVEEVPAQHRPPVIRRGPANRTVLPVGATARLPCWVWGGDPPASVGWLKDGSALVGAQPRASLLENGTLQITGLRVTDSGHYECVATSSAGEARWGGSLEVQDEGFSLSLPSPEPGVLPRPPSTPVVTNVTKSSVTLSWKGNEDGSDTDVTSYIVEAFSQAAGGPWQTVATNVEGETHTVSGLVPDTVYLFLVRAVNAYGLSDPSGVSEPVRTQADASPTQQGLDPEQVQRELAQVAVHLQEPVVVPPGAVRLSWTVERQAPFLQGYRVLYRRRGGRWEEARVVQAPGERGALLTELRRGQDYEVKVRPYFHHLHGPDSTVRALRTPEAAPSGPPRAVSVAGNGTSVRISWQPPPPAEQNGVIRDYRIWCLGNESRFHINQSVEGTVLATVLRGLVPGVPYHAEVAAATGAGVGARSAPVPIRIAPPAEQDAGPAGGSSVAERLAEVARQPAFIAGVGGACWVILAALAAWLYGRRRRKKELSHFAASFAYMPTGKPIGAAGSRRGPSPPSPPPLSAVAFPAPVRGSPRAATGGGYPWLADAWRGGGGAAGAASCLGTTERYYNDAGITRYIAQTEQFGGGSGEGPVYSTIEAGGEELRTFPRPFSQHGTPYPGGGKKLGQAVKPPVVSWTELLPPPPSASELSRCTQEEEEEEEDEEEEAASGLGTEEWYPSEDVPCATAASSPAASSGCRSTATLTPSPRATEDIPRLRDFDSPRLPRRPPHGASTPLRAPSPPPTPDAGEGHPPRARRPPGTGKTRGETPKRRPKPKCSRYRQEKQPGDLPPPPLPPPGETPGPSPEREPSGAERKVTHRPPRGDEVIPYGKPSCLPRGQVSGSCSTTGSVSSRGSTGSRGHGSGRSRTPGDRGEGTGHRRRPGPPFPCPSQEKR from the exons ATGCTGCGGTACCTGCTGAAGACGCTGCTGCAGATGAACCTGTTCGCCGACTCGCTGGGGGCCGAAGGCTCCAActcctcccagctcttcctCGGCATCAACCGCACCATCGCCGCCCTCCACCTCCCCGGTAACG AGTCGCACCCTCAGCCGGCGGACACGGCGCCCCGCATCGTGGAGCACCCCACGGATCTCCTGGTCTCCAAGGGGGAACCGGCCACCCTGAGCTGCAAGGCCGAAGGCCGCCCGTCCCCGGCGGTGGAGTGGTACAAAGACGGGGAGCGGGTGGAGACGGACCGCGAGGACCCCCGCTCCCACCGCACCCTGCTGCCGGGGGggtccctcttcttcctccgCATCCTCCACGGCCGGCGGGGGAAGCCCGACGAGGGGGTCTACGTCTGCGTGGCCAGGAATTACCTGGGGGAGGCCACCAGCAGGAACGCCTCCCTGGAGGTGGCCG TGCTGCGGGACGATTtccggcagccccccggggaCGCGGCGGTGGCGGTGGGCGAGCCGGCCGTCCTGGAGTGCGTCCCCCCCCGCGGCCACCCCGAGCCCAGCGTCTCCTGGAAGAAGAACGGCGCCCGGCTCAGCGACAAGGACGAGCGCCTGACG ATCCGCGGTGGGAAGCTGATGGTGGCCAGCGCCCGCAAGAGCGATGCCGGCGTCTACGTCTGCGTGGCCACCAACGTggtgggggagagggacagCGACCCGGCCGAGCTGGTGGTCTTCG AGCGCCCGGCCTTCGGCAAGAGGCCCGGCAACCAGgcggtgctgctggaggggacGGCGGAGTTTCCCTGCGAGGCGGTGGGGGACCCGCGGCCGGCCGCTCGCTGGCGCAAGGAGGAGGGCGAGATGCCGGCGGGACG GTGGGAGGTGCTGCCCGACAACACCCTGCGGATCAGCCGGCTGCGGCCCGAGGACGAGGGCACCTACACCTGCGTGGCCGACAACAGCGTGGGCAGGTCGGAGGCGTCGGGCACCCTCACCGTGCACG TGCCCCCCCAGCTCGTCACCGGGCCCCGCGACCAGAGCGTCACCCCCGGGCAGAGCGTCACCTTCCagtgccagagcaggggcaacCCGCCGCCCGCCGTGTTTTGGCAGAAGGAGGGTAGCCAG aCCCTGCTGGTCCCCGGCCAGCCCCCGCACCCCACCGGCCGCTTTTCGGTGAGCCCCGGCGGTGCCATCACCATCGCCGACGTGCAGCCCGCCGACGCCGGCTATTACCTGTGCCAGGCCATCAGCGTGGCCGGCAGCGTCCTGGCCAAGGCGCGGCTGGAGGTGGAAGAGG TGCCGGCTCAGCACCGACCGCCGGTGATCCGCCGGGGTCCCGCTAACCGGACGGTGCTGCCGGTGGGGGCCACGGCGCGGTTGCCGTGCTGGGTGTGGGGCGGTGACCCCCCGGCCAGCGTGGGGTGGCTGAAGGACGGGAGCGCCCTGGTGGGTGCCCAGCCCCGTGCCAGCCTGCTGGAGAACGGCACCCTGCAGATCACCGGCCTCCGG GTGACGGACTCCGGGCACTACGAGTGCGTGGCCACCAGCTCGGCAGGTGAGGCACGCTGGGGCGGCTCCTTGGAGGTGCAAG ATGAAGGATTCAGCCTCTCCCTGCCGTCCCCCGAGCCCGGCGTCCTCCCCAGGCCACCCTCCACCCCCGTGGTCACCAACGTCACCAAAAGCAGTGTCACCCTGAGCTGGAAAGGGAATGAAGACGGCAGTGACACCGATGTCACCTCCTACATCGTGGAGGCTTTCAG cCAGGCGGCGGGTGGCCCATGGCAGACGGTGGCGACCAACGTGGAGGGTGAGACCCACACGGTGAGCGGCCTCGTCCCCGACACCGTCTACCTCTTCTTGGTGCGGGCGGTCAACGCCTACGGGCTCAGCGACCCCAGCGGCGTCTCGGAGCCCGTGCGCACCCAAG CAGACGCCAGCCCCACGCAGCAAGGGCTGGACCCCGAGCAGGTGCAGCGGGAGCTGGCACAAGTGGCCGTGCACCTACAGGAACCCGTGGTGGTGCCACCAGGCGCCGTCCGCCTCTCCTGGACC GTGGAGCGCCAAGCGCCCTTCCTTCAGGGTTACCGGGTGCTGTACCGGCGGCGCGGTGGGCGCTGGGAGGAGGCGCGGGTGGTGCAGGCaccgggggagcggggggcccTGCTCACCGAGTTGCGCCGGGGCCAGGACTACGAGGTCAAGGTCCGCCCCTACTTCCATCACCTCCACGGCCCCGACAGCACCGTGCGAGCCCTGCGCACCCCCGAGGCGG CCCCCAGCGGCCCGCCGCGAGCCGTCAGCGTGGCCGGTAACGGCACTAGCGTCCGCATCTCGTGGCAGCCACCGCCGCCGGCTGAGCAGAACGGCGTCATCCGTGATTACCGG ATCTGGTGCTTGGGCAACGAGAGCCGCTTCCACATCAACCAGAGCGTGGAGGGGACAGTGCTGGCGACGGTGCTGCGGGGACTGGTCCCTGGCGTCCCTTACCACGCCGAAGTTGCTGCCGCCACCGGTGCCGGGGTGGGCGCCCGCAGCGCCCCCGTCCCCATCCGCATCG CCCCCCCGGCGGAGCAGGATGCAgggccggcgggcgggagcAGCGTGGCCGAGCGTTTGGCCGAGGTGGCCAGGCAGCCGGCCTTCATCGCCGGCGTTGGCGGCGCTTGCTGGGTCATCCTCGCCGCTCTCGCCGCTTGGCTTTACGGCCGCCGCCGGAGGAAGAAAGAGTTGAGCCACTTCGCCG CATCCTTCGCCTATATGCCCACCGGTAAGCCTATAGGTGCCGCGGGGTCCCGGCGTGGCCCCTCGCCGCCCTCACCCCCACCTCTTTCCGCAGTCGCCTTCCCGGCTCCGGTGCGCGGCAGCCCCAG GGCAGCCACCGGCGGTGGTTATCCGTGGCTGGCGGACGCGTGGCGCGGCGGCGGTGGCGCAGCCGGTGCCGCCAGTTGCTTGGGGACCACCGAGAGATACTACAATG ACGCCGGTATCACCCGTTACATCGCCCAGACGGAGCAATTTGGGGGAGGGTCCGGCGAGGGGCCGGTTTACAGCACTATCGAGGCAGGCGGTGAGGAGCTCCGCACCTTCCCCCGTCCCTTCTCGCAGCATGGGACCCCCTATCCcggtgggg GGAAGAAGCTGGGGCAAGCGGTGAAACCGCCGGTGGTGAGCTGGACGGAGCtgctgcccccgccgccctcaGCCAGCGAGCTCAGCCGGTGCacccaggaggaggaggaggaggaggaggatgaagaggaagaagcagccaGCGG GTTGGGGACAGAGGAGTGGTACCCCAGTGAGGATGTCCCCTGTGCCACCGCCGCATCCTCACCCGCCGCCTCCTCCGGCTGCCGGTCCACTGCCACGCTGACGCCATCGCCCCGTGCCACTGAGGACATCCCTCGCCTCCGTGACTTCGATagcccccgcctgccccg GAGACCCCCCCACGGTGCCAGCACCCCCCTGCGCGCACCCAGCCCCCCTCCGACTCCGGATGCCGGCGAGGGCCACCCGCCCCGAgcccgccgccctcccggcACAG GGAAAACCCGCGGGGAGACCCCGAAAAGGCGTCCGAAGCCCAAATGCAGCCGCTACCGCCAAGAAAAGCAGCCAGGAG acctgccgccgccgccgctgccacCGCCGGGTGAGACGCCCGGCCCCTCGCCGGAGCGGGAGCCGAGTGGGGCCGAGCGCAAGGTCACCCATCGCCCACCCCGTGGTG ACGAGGTCATCCCCTACGGCaaaccctcctgcctgccccgcgGTCAGGTGTCCGGCAGCTGCTCCACGACGGGCAGCGTCTCGTCCCGCGGCTCCACCGGGTCCCGTGGCCATGGCTCGGGGCGCAGCCGGACGCCAGGGGACCGCGGTGAAGGGACCGGCCATCGCCGCCGCCCGGGTCCCCCATTTCCCTGCCCGTCGCAGGAGAAGCGATGA